The following coding sequences lie in one Flavobacterium cyclinae genomic window:
- a CDS encoding zinc-dependent peptidase has product MQTPPIEHELFLADYIAMFVVVAPFAAIFFAFAFYVTEIVYLRNYKKPLVVFANVNFLKLSDSRKQILAANFQFYNRLKPKYKRYFEHRVAKLIFHYNFEGRDIIVTEEMKVTISASYVMLTFGMREYLNPLFKRIIIYPDIYYSPQNDNYHKGEFNPRMECIVFSWKHFKEGIDITNDNLNLGLHEFTHAFHIYALKSDKATFVLFNESLQNLFRVVSKPEVKQRLIESGFLRDYAYENQFEFVAVLLEYFFESPEEFKQKFPSIFLKVKHMINFNEKYFISE; this is encoded by the coding sequence ATGCAAACGCCACCTATAGAACACGAATTGTTTTTAGCAGATTATATTGCAATGTTTGTAGTTGTTGCTCCGTTTGCAGCAATCTTTTTTGCATTTGCTTTCTATGTAACTGAGATTGTATATTTACGAAATTATAAAAAGCCTTTAGTTGTTTTTGCTAATGTGAATTTTTTAAAATTATCCGATTCCAGAAAGCAAATTTTAGCCGCAAATTTTCAATTTTATAATCGATTAAAGCCTAAATACAAGCGGTATTTTGAACACCGAGTAGCCAAGTTAATTTTTCATTATAATTTTGAAGGAAGAGATATTATAGTTACTGAGGAAATGAAAGTTACAATTTCTGCTTCTTATGTGATGCTAACTTTTGGAATGCGCGAATATTTGAATCCTCTGTTTAAACGAATTATTATTTATCCTGATATTTATTATTCTCCTCAAAATGATAATTACCACAAAGGTGAATTCAATCCGAGAATGGAATGTATTGTTTTTTCGTGGAAACATTTCAAAGAAGGTATTGATATTACGAATGATAATCTGAATTTAGGATTACATGAGTTTACACATGCTTTTCATATCTATGCCTTAAAAAGTGATAAAGCTACTTTTGTATTATTTAATGAATCACTTCAAAATTTATTTCGTGTAGTTTCAAAACCTGAAGTAAAACAGCGTTTAATTGAATCTGGTTTTTTACGCGATTATGCTTATGAAAACCAATTTGAATTTGTAGCTGTATTGTTAGAATATTTCTTTGAATCTCCAGAAGAATTTAAACAAAAATTCCCTTCTATCTTTCTGAAAGTGAAGCACATGATTAATTTTAATGAAAAATATTTCATTTCAGAATAG
- a CDS encoding CBS domain-containing protein translates to MKQKVPVSTIMTKNVVKLNLSDDLTKAEMLFKKHHIRHIPVVYSNKIVGMLSYTDLLRISFADAIDDEDDVDTTVYNMFTVEQVMAKKLVSIPPDATIKEAAQILATKEFHALPVCEGDLLVGIITTTDLIKYLIDQY, encoded by the coding sequence ATGAAACAAAAGGTTCCTGTGTCAACAATAATGACAAAAAACGTAGTAAAGTTAAATTTATCAGATGATTTAACTAAAGCCGAAATGCTATTTAAAAAGCATCACATACGACACATTCCTGTTGTTTATAGTAACAAAATTGTAGGGATGTTAAGTTATACCGATCTTTTACGAATCTCTTTTGCTGATGCAATTGACGACGAAGATGATGTAGATACAACAGTTTATAATATGTTTACCGTAGAACAAGTTATGGCAAAAAAACTAGTATCTATTCCTCCAGATGCCACTATTAAAGAAGCAGCGCAAATTTTAGCCACAAAAGAGTTTCATGCTTTGCCTGTATGTGAAGGAGATTTATTAGTTGGGATTATTACCACAACCGATTTAATAAAATACTTAATTGATCAATATTAA
- the rpe gene encoding ribulose-phosphate 3-epimerase codes for MKNTLIAPSVLAADFANLQRDIEMINVSEADWFHIDIMDGVFVPNISFGMPVLDAINKHAKKTIDVHLMIVDPDRYIATFKKLGADVLTVHYEACTHLHRTLQAIKAEGMKAGVALNPHTNVDLLEDVIQDIDLVCIMSVNPGFGGQSFIENTYSKVEKLKALINRKNAATIIEIDGGVTNKNAKKLADAGADILVAGSYVFGAQDPIATIADLKNITK; via the coding sequence ATGAAAAACACACTTATTGCTCCATCAGTACTTGCAGCTGATTTTGCTAACTTACAGCGCGACATCGAAATGATTAATGTTAGTGAAGCGGATTGGTTTCACATTGATATTATGGATGGCGTTTTTGTACCTAATATTTCTTTTGGAATGCCTGTTTTAGATGCCATCAACAAACATGCTAAAAAAACCATCGATGTTCACTTAATGATTGTTGATCCTGATAGATACATTGCAACTTTTAAAAAATTAGGAGCTGATGTTTTAACGGTTCATTATGAAGCATGTACTCATTTACACAGAACGCTTCAAGCTATAAAAGCAGAAGGTATGAAAGCTGGAGTTGCCTTGAATCCGCATACAAATGTTGACTTGTTAGAAGATGTGATTCAAGATATTGATTTGGTTTGTATTATGAGTGTAAATCCAGGTTTTGGAGGACAATCTTTTATCGAAAACACCTATTCAAAAGTTGAAAAATTAAAAGCATTAATCAATAGAAAAAATGCAGCAACTATTATTGAAATAGATGGTGGTGTTACCAATAAAAACGCAAAAAAATTAGCTGATGCCGGTGCTGATATTTTAGTAGCAGGAAGCTATGTTTTTGGAGCTCAAGACCCAATTGCAACTATAGCAGATTTAAAAAATATTACGAAGTAA
- a CDS encoding sigma-70 family RNA polymerase sigma factor has translation MRQLKITKQVTNRETASLDKYLQEIGKVDLITADEEVELAQRIKAGDQRALEKLTKANLRFVVSVAKQYQNQGLTLPDLINEGNLGLIKAAQRFDETRGFKFISYAVWWIRQSILQALAEQSRIVRLPLNKIGSINKINKMYALLEQSNERAPSAEEIAKELDMTVNDVKESMKNSGRHLSMDAPLVEGEDSNLYDVLRSGESPNPDRELIHESLQTEIERALETLTPREADVVRLYFGLGDQHPMTLEEIGETFDLTRERVRQIKEKAIRRLKHTSRSKILKTYLG, from the coding sequence ATGAGACAACTTAAAATTACGAAGCAGGTTACCAATCGTGAAACTGCTTCCTTAGACAAGTACCTACAAGAAATTGGAAAAGTTGACCTTATTACTGCAGATGAAGAAGTAGAATTAGCACAAAGAATTAAAGCTGGTGATCAAAGAGCTTTAGAAAAACTTACAAAAGCAAATTTACGTTTCGTAGTATCAGTAGCAAAACAATATCAAAATCAAGGACTTACACTTCCTGATTTAATTAACGAAGGAAATTTAGGATTAATTAAAGCCGCACAACGTTTCGATGAAACACGTGGTTTTAAATTCATTTCATATGCTGTTTGGTGGATTCGTCAATCGATTCTTCAAGCTTTAGCAGAGCAATCTCGTATTGTACGTTTACCGTTGAATAAAATTGGTTCTATCAATAAAATCAACAAAATGTATGCCTTATTAGAGCAATCTAATGAGCGCGCTCCTTCTGCAGAAGAAATTGCAAAAGAGTTAGATATGACAGTAAATGACGTTAAAGAGTCCATGAAAAACTCAGGTCGTCATTTATCAATGGATGCTCCTTTAGTAGAAGGTGAAGATTCAAACTTATACGACGTATTACGTTCTGGTGAATCTCCAAATCCAGATAGAGAATTAATCCACGAATCATTACAAACAGAAATCGAAAGAGCATTAGAAACCTTAACTCCAAGAGAGGCAGATGTAGTTCGTTTGTATTTTGGTTTAGGTGATCAACACCCAATGACTTTAGAAGAAATTGGAGAAACTTTCGATTTAACTCGTGAGCGTGTTCGCCAAATTAAAGAAAAAGCGATTAGAAGATTAAAACATACTTCTAGAAGTAAAATATTAAAAACATATTTAGGTTAA